The Campylobacter concisus DNA window TATCATAGCAGCTCGTGACGCTGCACATAAGGCACTTACTGAAACATTGGCACGCGGCGAGAAGCTACCAGTTGAGCTAAAGGGTGAGACTATCTACTACGTCGGACCAACTCCAGCCAAGCCAAACCAAGCTATCGGCGCAGCAGGCCCAACAACAAGCGGTAGAATGGATAAATACACCCCAACTATGATAAATGAAGTTGGTATAAATGGTATGATCGGTAAAGGCTACAGGAGTGACGCAGTAGTTGATGCGATGAAAAAATCATGCTGTGTTTATATGGTTGCTATCGGTGGCATCGGAGCGCTCATTAGCCAAAGTATCAAAAAATATGAAGTACTGGCTTATCCAGAACTAGGACCAGAGGCAGTTGCTAGGCTTACAGTTGAGGATTTCCCAGCAATAGTTGCCATTGACTGCGAAGGTAATAACTTCTATGAAGTTGGCCAAGCACCTTACA harbors:
- a CDS encoding Fe-S-containing hydro-lyase, which translates into the protein MSEVKRITAPFDKEVVKSLKAGDNVLISGTIIAARDAAHKALTETLARGEKLPVELKGETIYYVGPTPAKPNQAIGAAGPTTSGRMDKYTPTMINEVGINGMIGKGYRSDAVVDAMKKSCCVYMVAIGGIGALISQSIKKYEVLAYPELGPEAVARLTVEDFPAIVAIDCEGNNFYEVGQAPYKKI